From Ananas comosus cultivar F153 linkage group 2, ASM154086v1, whole genome shotgun sequence:
GTCGCGGGGGCGCGCGTGGAGCGTGTTCGACGCCGTGCGCTCCTTCCCCTCCACGCCCGAGGCCCTCATGGCCCAGATCgacgccgccatcgccgcccaCGAGTACACCCACGCCACCGCCCTCCTCTCCGCCTCCCCATCCTCCTCTCCGCCCGACCACGACGGCGAggccaaggcggcggcggcggcggcggcggctgaggAGGAAGTGAGCAAAGAGGGCGCCGCCGCGGCCCCTGCCGTGggcgtgggcggcggcggcggcggcgggggggccTTCGACGCGCGGCTCGCCGACAAGGCCTACATGGCGGCGTGCGCAGCCCTCTCCTCGGGGAGGCCCGACGCCGCCGTGCGCTCGCTGCGCGTGGCGATCGCGAATTGCCCGCCCGATAAGGTCTCCGCCGTAGCGAAGCTCCACTCCCTCCTCGCCATTGCCTCCGCTCAGCTCCAGAAGCAGCAGAACAAGCGCTAGCAGAGAGAGTTCTCGAGATCCGATCTCCAAAGGtgcgattattattattattattattattattacggtTTTTTTCCGGCAAAACTCGCTCTTTTGGTGCTTGAGATAACCTAAGTTTAGTTTAGATAGGAAGAGATCCTGAAACCTTAGAGCTGTTCTGGTGATAGTAAGCACCAGTGTCAACAATCTAAAATAGAATCATGAACAGAATTACTTAATTCTCATGATTTGCTTCTCTTGTGATTGTGTCACAATGTAATTACTTCTTGATTTGCTTCTCTCATGATTTACTTCTTAGATTTCTTCAATCATTgcatttaaagttttaaactcGAAAAGCCATcagaaataaaatgaaagatcAAGTATGTTAAGACAAATAGCGCATGCGGCTCTATGACTTGCTCTGCTTCCGATACGATTTTTAGCCAATAAGAGAGCTATAAAATCCGCCTGTTCGCAAttgtgaaaaagaaaacaagaatagGATATCGCTTTTCGCTTGCAGCACCAACAGCTCTTATGCATACTAACAGATTTCTGAGATAGATGTCCTTATTTGTAAGGCGATGAATTTATGAGGAATTTAAGTTGTGGCATGCCATAGAAAACCACTTATCAAGTATCTGTAGTTCATTTACGAATTTTTCACAGAAGAATTTTGTCTGTCAATTTTTAGTAAGCATATATCAGAAAAAGTTCTATACTGATATGTGGCAAAATAATATCCAAGTTCGGAGAATAGCCTAGTATAAAGTACAGTAAAACTTAGAAAAGaagtgcagttttttttttccctgctgCACTGTTTTAGGTTCAATCAGGCTTGAAATTGACGGAGACCAAATGGGGTTTTGGTTATGTTACAATAGGTCAAGTTTTAATCCAGTTTGAATCAGGTTTGATCAAATCAAGTTCAAAGGAGATTTGGTTAAACTTGGGCGGAATTAGCTCACTCCTGAAGTGTGCCTGAAGGGTAAACCTAGTCTGTTTCTGAACTTTTGAGTTCACGAGCAGGAAGCACAAAAGTTCGAGGGAATACAAAGTAAAAAGTCCAGCAAGCAGTAATCTACCATGTGTGTTGTATAGCCGAAGCCGAGGAAGAGCAGAGGAAAAGAACTCCAACTCGCTCTCAACTCAAGAACTATTGCTACCGACTCGACAACTCGAACCCTAGAAACACCAGCTACTTCTTCAACTGGAGGAGCTACCTATTCATCTGCTACTTCAGAAGCTACAGCGACAGCTATCGCATTTCTTAGTATTTAGATGACAGCTAATGACCTATTTTCTTCGTTAGATCAGTCGCATTAGGGAATTAGGGAATGTCAGAAGGGAGATTCTCGATACAAAAAGATCATCTAATTGACTTTGATGGGGCTCATGAGTAGGGTGCCCTCGGGTTTCAAGTTAAACATGCAAATGATAAGGCTTTGTGCTTTAATTACACAATAGGTGCTTGTGGTAGGCATCACTATTTTGTTAGCAATACAATTTTGGCCTCAGTATTTGTTGTCTCAACTTTTTCATTGCGCTACTCCGTAACCATGTAGGACGATTACATACATGTAGTTGTCGACTAATTCAGGACTATAATCCGTCATGTGCTCGCATCAACATAGGCTGAACCATACCATTACCTGTGAtacccttgttttttttttttttttccttaactgTTCTTGAATGTTCATGTTCCAGCACTTATCACTTGTCATGAATCAGAATTCATTTGCCCTGACCTATGGTTCTTTTCTCTTCGCTCCAGGTAGGGTAACAGTATTATCGACTGCTCAGAAGCCCATGATTGAAGAGTTACATTAACAGGCCCCTCTTTTAATGATTCATTCACCCGCTCTGGTGTAGCATCATATTTGTTCAACAGAGATTACATAGTGTGAACAATCAAGCTGTGACTCCTTGATGACTTAGATGGCGACATGAAGGAAGAAGTCTTGGAATCATAATACTGAGCCCCTTTTCATAGGGGAAAGATGCTATTGGAATGTCATATTGTAGTACAGGATTAGTGAAATTGTTCGGATAAACAGGGGCATACTTTTTGGTTTCATTTAATTATATTTCAGAGGAACTATGGTGCATTGTGAGTAATCAGGAAATGAACTGTACATATAATTCACATAGTCTCTTACTTTCTCAACGTTGTTCAGACTGAAATTATTTATCCCAAAAAAGTCATGTTTTAGTCTGAGAAGATATGTGTGTTCATCATGCTACACTGTTAGATTGCTGTTTACTTTCCAACTTAGCATGCCAAATTTAAGAGTGATGCTATTCATACATCCAAAAATGGATGTACATTTTACACTTCACCCATCTAATGCATGAGATTAACTTACTAGTTATATTGAGTGACTCATAGAAAGCACGCGACTCATTAAATGAGGAGGGTATAAGATTTACACTCCATTTAGGATGTACAAGTAGTATTTGCCTTCTGAAAATCATCTCGACAAATGGCAGAACATAGAAGAAAATATGACACTGAACTTTCAATCCTGATCATGTTAAGGGAGAGAGCTAATCTCTACCTTATGGATTCATTGGCAGGAAAATTTCGCCTTCTACTTGCATATGAAGATAAGATTTAAGGCACTTTCAAATAACTAATCAATAAATAATACAAATGCATCAGTAAGTTTCTTCATTCACAATACTTATATGTATTTACTCTCCACGGATGGTATAAGAGTTCTAGGTAATACCCAAGCACAATTCACACAATCTGGTCTAAAGCACACAGCACACCAATGAGTTCTGATTAATACTCATAAAATGCTGCAAAAATTTTtaccaaatccattttcataaCGCTAAGTTGTGAAATATGTGATCCAGATATGAGATGTGATAAACTTGATCGACAAGAGTTTCCCAGCTTACGAAACTTCGCGGATTTTTTTAACATCAAAAAATCCAGGCCGCTGCTCATTTGCTAAAGCAACATCACTAGGTGATGCGACAGCAACCACAACCCACTTATCCTTTACTGCCTCAATTGCATCAGCAAACTCCTTAAAATCTTTCACACTGCAAAGTGCATGAGGATTAGTATCAATAACAGCAATTCTTTAAGGTCAAAAGAAGTCGACCGTTTGCATAACTTGAATACATTCAGGGTCAACACAAGAAGCATAGATTTGTTCCGGTATTCAGGGCGGACCCTTCATATAATAGAAAACTTACATGGTTGATAGGACTTCTTCGTGTCTTTTCTCTCGATATTCTTCCGTAACACCTGTTAAGTACCAAAGTAGACTGAAAGATACAGAAAAACAGAGAGAATTAATACTATTGCtcatattttgaagaaaaatcaGAAGGATATCACTCCAGTTACTCAGGAAAAGAAGTCAACTAAAAATTGCAGAAGAGAATTGAAGCTACACGACAAATTCAAAGGGTATACATCATTATCTAATTTCCCCCTTTTATGTTTGAAATTAGAAAAGGTGTAATACAGTTACATTCACTAGTCAGCTTCGAAGGGTTACATCCTAAAAACGTATTTCAATTAGAACCACACCTGACAATTCTTgttattagtattatttttctaatggcTCTCACCTAAATATAAAGGATTTTACTGCAAAAACAAAAtctagctttcttttttttttttttttgaacgcTGAAACCTGGAATTTTATGTATCTGCTGGAAGCTAACTCTAACCAATTTGAGGAAAGACACCTAAGATTTAGGCACCTCACCCTTACCAGATTGGAGAAAACAAACTTCTGGTGTATAAAGATAATATGCATTAGATTCTTCATTTGGAAAGCAGCATCTCATACCTGCT
This genomic window contains:
- the LOC109724996 gene encoding putative squamosa promoter-binding-like protein 19, producing MGSRGRAWSVFDAVRSFPSTPEALMAQIDAAIAAHEYTHATALLSASPSSSPPDHDGEAKAAAAAAAAEEEVSKEGAAAAPAVGVGGGGGGGGAFDARLADKAYMAACAALSSGRPDAAVRSLRVAIANCPPDKVSAVAKLHSLLAIASAQLQKQQNKR